A portion of the Pseudoalteromonas luteoviolacea genome contains these proteins:
- the iscR gene encoding Fe-S cluster assembly transcriptional regulator IscR has protein sequence MKLTSKGRYAVTAMLDVALHANIGPVPLADISERQEISLSYLEQLFARLRKNGLVSSVRGPGGGYLLGRDAHTISVGDVINAVDESVDATRCHGEGGGCQSGMRCLTHTLWSDLSVRIEEFLNSISLAELVSNSDVQSVASRQDRNVSDAMKQLDNIQVSCQL, from the coding sequence ATGAAACTGACTTCAAAAGGCAGGTATGCAGTAACTGCAATGCTCGATGTTGCGTTGCATGCCAATATTGGACCTGTGCCTCTTGCAGATATTTCTGAACGTCAGGAAATATCTCTATCATATTTAGAACAATTATTCGCACGTCTTCGTAAAAATGGACTCGTAAGTTCAGTGAGAGGCCCTGGCGGTGGTTATTTACTTGGGCGCGATGCTCATACTATCTCTGTCGGTGATGTGATTAATGCTGTGGACGAGTCTGTTGATGCAACTCGATGTCACGGTGAAGGTGGTGGTTGCCAAAGCGGTATGCGCTGCCTGACACACACATTATGGTCGGATTTAAGTGTGCGAATAGAAGAATTTTTAAACAGTATTTCCCTTGCCGAGCTTGTTTCAAACTCTGATGTGCAATCAGTTGCATCACGTCAGGATAGAAACGTAAGCGATGCGATGAAGCAATTAGATAATATTCAAGTGAGTTGCCAATTATAA
- a CDS encoding IscS subfamily cysteine desulfurase: protein MKLPIYLDYAATTPVDQRVADEMMQCLTMDGNFGNPASRSHRFGWQAEELIDQARNDIADLINADPREIVFTSGATESNNLAIKGAANFYQKKGKHIITVKTEHKAVIDTCRELERQGFEVTYMDVEENGLLDLKKLEDAIREDTILISVMHVNNELGVIQDIATIGEMCRERKIMFHVDGAQSAGKVAIDMKQLKVDFMSFSGHKAYGPKGIGALYVRRKPRARLEAQMHGGGHERGMRSGTLATHQIVGMGSAFRIAKADFEKDYAHISALRQRLIDGIMDMEEVYFNGTVDQSVPGIVNISFNYVEGESLLMAVKDIAVSSGSACTSASLEPSYVLRALGRNDELAHSSIRFSIGRFTTEEEIDYTIKLIKDSIGRLREMSPLWEMFKDGIDLDSVEWAHH, encoded by the coding sequence ATGAAATTACCGATATATTTAGATTATGCTGCAACCACGCCGGTTGATCAGCGTGTTGCAGACGAAATGATGCAATGCCTGACAATGGATGGTAACTTTGGTAATCCTGCGTCCCGTTCACACCGTTTTGGTTGGCAGGCCGAAGAACTCATTGACCAAGCACGTAATGATATCGCTGATTTAATTAATGCTGACCCGCGCGAAATCGTATTCACATCTGGTGCGACTGAGTCAAACAACCTAGCAATTAAAGGTGCTGCGAACTTCTATCAGAAGAAAGGCAAGCACATCATCACAGTAAAAACAGAGCACAAAGCGGTTATCGATACATGTCGTGAACTTGAGCGTCAAGGTTTTGAAGTGACGTACATGGACGTTGAAGAAAACGGCCTGTTAGACCTGAAAAAGCTTGAAGACGCAATCCGTGAAGACACAATCTTAATCAGTGTAATGCACGTAAACAATGAGCTAGGCGTTATTCAAGACATCGCAACAATTGGTGAAATGTGTCGTGAACGTAAGATTATGTTCCACGTTGATGGTGCACAAAGCGCGGGTAAAGTAGCGATTGATATGAAGCAGCTTAAAGTTGATTTCATGTCATTCTCAGGCCATAAAGCGTATGGCCCTAAAGGTATTGGTGCATTATATGTTCGCCGTAAACCACGTGCGCGCCTTGAAGCGCAAATGCACGGTGGTGGTCATGAACGTGGCATGCGTTCTGGTACATTAGCAACACACCAAATCGTAGGAATGGGTTCGGCTTTCCGTATTGCAAAAGCAGATTTTGAGAAAGATTACGCACACATCAGTGCACTTCGTCAGCGTCTGATCGATGGCATCATGGATATGGAAGAAGTGTACTTCAATGGCACTGTCGACCAGTCTGTACCAGGTATTGTTAACATCAGCTTTAACTATGTTGAAGGTGAGTCTCTTCTGATGGCTGTAAAAGACATTGCAGTATCGTCTGGTTCTGCATGTACATCGGCAAGTCTTGAACCGTCTTATGTACTTCGTGCATTAGGCCGTAACGATGAGTTAGCACATAGCTCGATTCGTTTCAGCATTGGTCGTTTTACCACAGAAGAAGAAATTGATTACACCATCAAGCTTATTAAAGACTCGATTGGTCGTTTGAGAGAAATGTCTCCTCTGTGGGAAATGTTTAAAGACGGTATTGATTTAGATTCAGTTGAATGGGCACACCATTAA
- the iscU gene encoding Fe-S cluster assembly scaffold IscU, translated as MAYSDKVIDHVENPRNVGTLDKNDPNVATGMVGAPACGDVMKLQIKVSDEGVIEDAKFKTYGCGSAIASSSLVTEWVKGKTLDQAAEIKNTDITAELELPPVKIHCSILAEDAIQAAIADYKNKQAK; from the coding sequence ATGGCATATAGTGATAAAGTAATTGACCACGTGGAAAACCCACGTAACGTAGGTACGTTAGATAAGAACGACCCAAATGTAGCGACTGGTATGGTTGGCGCGCCAGCTTGTGGTGACGTAATGAAGCTACAGATAAAAGTGTCTGATGAAGGCGTGATTGAAGATGCAAAATTTAAGACATATGGCTGTGGTAGTGCGATTGCATCATCTTCTCTGGTAACTGAGTGGGTGAAAGGTAAAACACTAGATCAAGCTGCTGAAATCAAAAACACAGACATTACTGCTGAACTTGAGCTACCACCTGTTAAAATTCACTGCTCAATCCTTGCGGAAGATGCAATTCAAGCAGCGATTGCAGATTATAAAAACAAGCAGGCGAAGTAA
- the iscA gene encoding iron-sulfur cluster assembly protein IscA, which produces MAVTLTEAAANRVQTFLANRGKGLGLRVGIKTTGCSGLAYVLEFVDELSEGDEVFEEMGVKIIVDAKSLVYIDGTQLDYTKEGLNEGFKFINPNQKDECGCGESFTV; this is translated from the coding sequence ATGGCAGTGACATTAACTGAAGCAGCTGCAAATCGTGTGCAGACATTCCTTGCTAACCGAGGAAAGGGTCTTGGCTTGCGAGTCGGTATTAAAACGACTGGTTGCTCAGGTCTTGCGTATGTACTCGAGTTCGTTGATGAGCTTTCAGAAGGTGATGAAGTGTTCGAAGAGATGGGTGTTAAAATCATCGTCGATGCAAAAAGCTTAGTGTATATTGACGGTACTCAGCTTGATTACACCAAAGAAGGTCTCAATGAAGGGTTTAAGTTTATTAACCCAAATCAGAAAGACGAATGTGGCTGTGGTGAAAGCTTCACCGTTTAA
- the hscB gene encoding co-chaperone HscB: MRYFELFNLPVSYIVDLTLLNQRYLELQRAVHPDKFAGKSEREKLMAVQKTSEINDALAVLKHPAKRAEYMLSEQGVDIRAEQQTLQDPAFLMQQMELREALEDIQHSSDPETEIDAFEAQIKQLDTQYSAQLAEQLVSQDTDVLEVAADNIRKLKFIYKLREELSRIEDSLFD, from the coding sequence ATGCGATATTTTGAATTATTTAATTTACCAGTGAGCTATATCGTGGATTTAACCTTGTTAAATCAGCGTTATTTAGAACTGCAACGTGCGGTACACCCTGATAAGTTTGCGGGAAAAAGTGAACGTGAAAAGTTAATGGCTGTGCAGAAGACATCTGAGATCAATGATGCTTTAGCTGTTTTAAAACATCCAGCGAAGCGTGCTGAGTATATGTTAAGTGAACAAGGTGTTGATATTCGAGCTGAGCAGCAAACATTACAAGATCCTGCTTTTTTAATGCAGCAGATGGAGCTGAGGGAAGCGCTGGAAGACATTCAGCACAGCAGTGACCCTGAAACTGAAATTGACGCATTCGAAGCGCAGATTAAACAGTTAGATACGCAGTATAGTGCGCAACTTGCAGAGCAGCTTGTAAGCCAAGACACCGATGTATTAGAAGTTGCAGCCGATAATATTCGCAAGTTAAAATTCATATATAAATTACGTGAAGAGCTGTCTCGCATTGAAGATAGCCTTTTCGATTAA
- the hscA gene encoding Fe-S protein assembly chaperone HscA yields the protein MALLQIAEPGQSAAPHEHKLAIGIDLGTTNSLVATVQSGEARALADINGEAMLPSVVRYHAESVTVGQQAQQAAVEDPTNTLISVKRFLGKSVSEVTSRYQNLPYEFVEHQGALAVSTVAGPINPIQASAEILKSLHQRATDSFAGQEIVGSVITVPAYFDDAQRQSTKDAAEIAGLKVLRLLNEPTAAAVAYGLDSGQEGVIAVYDLGGGTFDISILRLNQGVFEVLATGGDSSLGGDDFDAVLVEHFKSTLQLSELTPQELRLLIQKAKACKEALSGYETVNVKLELRGEEHLVSVTRGQFAELVAPLVKQTLRACRRALKDAGVGKEEVLEAVMVGGSTRMPVIREAVGEFFEKEPLTSIDPDRVVAIGAAIQADILAGNKPDSDMLLLDVLPLSLGLETMGGLVEKIIPRNTTIPVARAQEFTTFKDGQTAMSLHVLQGERELVDDCRSLAKFSLKGIPAMAAGAAHIRVTFKVDADGLLSVSASEKSTGVQADIQVKPSFGLSDDQVAQMLQDSMSFAKEDMQARMLKEQQVEALRVLEALEASLATESALLNEQELNSLREAMAMLDDKRQNASDPDAIKHAIEVVDEASSEFASRRMDVSIKQALQGQSVDEV from the coding sequence ATGGCATTATTGCAAATTGCTGAGCCGGGGCAGAGCGCGGCACCTCACGAACATAAATTGGCAATAGGTATCGACTTAGGTACTACAAACTCTTTGGTGGCCACAGTACAAAGTGGTGAAGCCAGAGCGCTAGCGGATATTAATGGCGAAGCCATGTTGCCTTCTGTTGTTAGATATCATGCAGAGAGCGTTACTGTTGGTCAACAAGCGCAGCAAGCTGCTGTAGAAGACCCAACAAATACGCTTATTTCAGTGAAACGCTTTTTAGGTAAATCCGTTTCAGAAGTAACCTCACGTTATCAAAACTTGCCTTATGAATTCGTTGAGCACCAAGGTGCACTGGCTGTAAGCACTGTAGCTGGTCCAATCAATCCGATTCAAGCATCTGCTGAAATCCTAAAATCATTGCATCAAAGAGCAACTGACAGCTTTGCTGGACAAGAAATTGTGGGAAGCGTAATTACGGTACCTGCGTATTTCGATGATGCACAAAGACAAAGCACTAAAGATGCAGCAGAAATCGCAGGTTTAAAAGTGCTACGCCTATTAAATGAGCCAACAGCAGCCGCTGTCGCTTACGGTTTGGACTCTGGTCAGGAAGGTGTGATTGCTGTTTATGACTTAGGTGGTGGTACCTTTGATATTTCAATTCTGCGCTTAAACCAAGGTGTTTTTGAAGTATTGGCAACGGGTGGTGATTCAAGCTTAGGCGGTGATGACTTTGACGCAGTGCTTGTTGAACATTTTAAGTCAACATTACAGCTGAGTGAATTAACACCACAAGAGCTGCGTTTGCTTATTCAAAAAGCGAAAGCCTGTAAAGAAGCGTTGAGTGGGTATGAAACTGTCAATGTAAAGCTTGAACTTCGCGGTGAAGAGCATTTGGTTTCTGTTACGCGTGGTCAATTTGCTGAGCTTGTTGCGCCGCTCGTAAAGCAGACATTACGCGCATGTCGTAGAGCATTAAAAGATGCGGGTGTGGGCAAAGAAGAAGTTTTAGAGGCGGTGATGGTTGGCGGTTCAACGCGTATGCCCGTTATTCGCGAAGCGGTTGGTGAGTTTTTTGAAAAAGAACCGCTAACGTCAATTGACCCTGATCGTGTGGTTGCAATTGGCGCGGCTATTCAAGCTGATATCTTAGCGGGTAACAAACCTGATTCAGATATGCTGTTATTGGACGTTTTACCGCTATCTTTAGGTTTAGAAACCATGGGTGGCTTGGTAGAGAAGATCATTCCTCGCAATACCACAATTCCAGTCGCCCGTGCACAGGAATTCACGACGTTTAAGGATGGCCAAACTGCGATGTCACTGCATGTCCTGCAGGGTGAGCGCGAGTTGGTTGATGACTGTCGTTCACTGGCAAAATTCAGCCTCAAAGGCATTCCGGCCATGGCGGCTGGCGCTGCTCACATTCGGGTGACTTTTAAAGTCGATGCTGATGGCTTATTGAGTGTTTCTGCGAGTGAGAAGTCAACGGGCGTACAAGCAGATATCCAAGTGAAGCCCTCTTTTGGTTTAAGTGATGACCAAGTTGCTCAAATGCTACAAGACTCAATGAGTTTTGCTAAAGAGGATATGCAGGCGCGTATGCTTAAAGAGCAGCAAGTTGAAGCGCTGAGAGTACTTGAAGCGCTAGAAGCTTCTTTAGCGACAGAATCTGCATTATTAAATGAGCAAGAATTAAATAGCCTTAGAGAGGCTATGGCGATGTTAGATGACAAGCGCCAAAATGCGTCTGATCCAGATGCAATCAAGCATGCAATTGAAGTGGTTGATGAAGCAAGTAGTGAATTTGCATCTCGCCGCATGGATGTATCAATCAAACAGGCACTGCAAGGTCAGTCAGTAGACGAGGTTTAA
- the fdx gene encoding ISC system 2Fe-2S type ferredoxin, producing the protein MPQIIFLPHEELCPEGAAIDAKSGDTVLDVALKNGISIPHACEKSCACTTCHVVIREGFDSMEESDELEDDMLDKAWGLEPESRLGCQAVINDEDLVVEIPKYNLNIVNEEH; encoded by the coding sequence ATGCCACAAATTATCTTTTTACCCCATGAAGAGCTTTGTCCTGAGGGCGCAGCAATTGATGCGAAATCTGGCGATACAGTATTGGATGTTGCGTTAAAAAATGGGATCAGCATCCCTCATGCATGTGAAAAGTCATGTGCTTGTACAACGTGCCACGTTGTGATCAGAGAAGGCTTTGACTCAATGGAAGAAAGTGATGAGCTTGAAGATGACATGCTTGACAAAGCATGGGGTTTAGAGCCTGAATCACGTTTGGGTTGTCAAGCCGTGATTAACGATGAAGACTTAGTGGTTGAGATACCAAAGTATAATTTGAATATCGTTAATGAAGAACACTAA
- a CDS encoding NAD-dependent succinate-semialdehyde dehydrogenase, whose amino-acid sequence MFKKGQTLHSIIDGASHSSCDLLPVYNPADGCLLANVTQINIDDADSAVEVASKCFEQLKTTTAQARSTVLYRWYQLIMDNQSRLAELVTLEQGKPIQESNAEVVYAAGYVRWFAQQAERAYGMVIPPHTPNHQITSNKQGVGIVLGITPWNFPLAMITRKVAPAYAAGCSFILKPSELTPISAIELAKLALQAGMERGAFQVLVSDKPQALVEHLNNKPAIRKLTFTGSTRVGKLLYAQCADTMKRASLELGGNAPFIVFESANIESAIDGLMIAKFRNAGQTCIAANRVFVHRDIRAKFVAQLIRRVESLKVGAGLGADFDIGPLINETAKLKAKQLVVDAIERGAKYITQGSDVQQEGPFMSPIILGSVTPDMNIYHHEIFAPVVTLIDFDSEFQVMAMANELHAGLAAYFYSTCQKQIARMSKGLDFAMIGINEGAISNPAAPFGGMKESGLGREGGAEGIEEYLETKYFCQRI is encoded by the coding sequence ATGTTTAAAAAAGGACAGACTTTACATTCAATCATCGATGGCGCTAGTCATAGTAGTTGTGATTTGCTGCCAGTATACAACCCCGCAGATGGTTGCTTATTGGCTAATGTGACGCAAATAAACATCGATGATGCCGACTCTGCTGTAGAAGTGGCCAGTAAGTGCTTTGAACAATTAAAAACAACGACGGCACAAGCTCGCAGCACTGTTTTGTATAGATGGTATCAGCTGATCATGGACAATCAATCTCGGCTTGCTGAATTGGTAACCTTGGAGCAAGGCAAGCCAATACAAGAATCTAATGCGGAGGTGGTTTACGCAGCAGGTTATGTACGTTGGTTTGCGCAGCAGGCTGAAAGGGCATATGGTATGGTCATCCCTCCCCATACACCTAATCATCAAATTACCTCGAATAAGCAGGGCGTCGGTATTGTGCTTGGCATTACGCCGTGGAATTTCCCTTTGGCGATGATCACACGCAAAGTCGCACCTGCCTATGCAGCAGGGTGCAGTTTTATTTTAAAGCCTTCTGAATTGACCCCAATAAGTGCGATTGAACTTGCTAAACTTGCATTGCAAGCTGGTATGGAGCGAGGAGCTTTTCAGGTCTTGGTTAGTGATAAGCCACAGGCGCTTGTTGAACATCTGAATAATAAACCTGCAATTAGGAAGTTAACGTTTACTGGGTCGACTCGAGTAGGTAAGTTACTTTATGCACAATGTGCAGATACCATGAAGCGAGCTTCACTGGAGCTTGGGGGTAATGCACCTTTTATTGTATTTGAAAGTGCCAATATTGAGTCTGCGATAGATGGATTAATGATTGCGAAGTTTCGTAATGCAGGGCAAACATGCATTGCTGCAAATCGTGTATTTGTTCATCGCGACATCAGAGCTAAATTTGTCGCACAACTCATACGTCGTGTTGAGTCGTTAAAAGTTGGGGCTGGGCTAGGTGCAGATTTTGACATAGGGCCGTTGATTAATGAAACCGCAAAATTAAAGGCTAAACAATTAGTCGTAGATGCCATTGAGCGCGGCGCTAAATATATTACGCAGGGAAGTGACGTGCAGCAAGAAGGCCCATTTATGTCGCCAATAATTTTGGGGAGCGTGACTCCTGATATGAATATCTATCACCATGAGATATTTGCCCCCGTTGTTACACTAATCGACTTTGATTCAGAATTTCAGGTTATGGCGATGGCGAATGAGTTGCATGCTGGGTTGGCTGCTTATTTTTATTCGACGTGCCAAAAACAAATAGCGCGTATGTCGAAAGGTCTTGATTTTGCGATGATTGGTATCAATGAAGGCGCCATTTCTAATCCAGCAGCCCCTTTTGGCGGTATGAAAGAGTCTGGCCTAGGCCGTGAAGGTGGAGCCGAAGGTATAGAGGAATATTTGGAAACCAAGTATTTTTGTCAGCGCATATAA
- a CDS encoding NTP transferase domain-containing protein, whose protein sequence is MTSVDFPTLVILAGGLGTRFGGGKQIAELPKIGRTIMELSIEDAYKAGIRHVVLVINETVRPAIENVILPRLPKQLKVDLVEQSIEMVPPRFKGMAIERTKPWGTGHALLCARPFIAGNAIVITADDYYGASAYTQLFSHFCNIDQNTSEMAIVAYPLSQTMSELGGVNRGICALSENYLTQVHEYLNIRQADEGYIGVYDNLETPIKENSLVSMTCWGVTQSLFDKLESQFKLFLESHDSDVKKEYYLPDCIQHMINLNQTAVRVYTAKDRWFGVTYKEELDSVAGKIYELRHG, encoded by the coding sequence ATGACAAGCGTAGATTTTCCAACTCTAGTTATACTGGCAGGTGGACTAGGTACTCGTTTTGGTGGTGGTAAACAGATAGCTGAACTACCTAAAATAGGTAGAACAATCATGGAGCTCAGTATAGAGGATGCCTACAAAGCCGGTATTCGCCATGTCGTTTTAGTTATTAATGAAACCGTCAGACCTGCAATAGAAAATGTGATCTTGCCTCGGCTACCAAAGCAACTGAAAGTAGACTTGGTTGAGCAATCAATTGAGATGGTGCCACCACGTTTTAAGGGAATGGCAATCGAACGCACTAAGCCGTGGGGAACAGGCCATGCATTGCTATGTGCAAGGCCTTTCATTGCTGGAAATGCGATAGTGATTACCGCTGACGATTACTATGGTGCAAGTGCCTATACTCAACTATTCTCACACTTTTGTAATATAGATCAAAATACTAGCGAAATGGCGATAGTAGCCTATCCTTTATCACAGACAATGTCAGAACTGGGTGGTGTGAATAGAGGTATATGCGCTTTGTCTGAAAACTACCTTACGCAAGTGCATGAGTATTTAAATATACGTCAAGCCGATGAGGGTTATATCGGTGTCTATGACAATCTAGAAACACCAATTAAAGAAAATAGCCTTGTTTCGATGACCTGTTGGGGAGTCACTCAATCACTTTTTGACAAATTAGAGTCGCAATTTAAGCTATTCTTAGAATCTCATGACAGCGATGTCAAAAAAGAGTATTATCTACCCGATTGTATTCAGCATATGATTAATTTGAACCAAACGGCTGTCCGAGTATATACCGCGAAAGACAGGTGGTTTGGTGTTACTTATAAAGAAGAATTAGATAGTGTCGCAGGAAAAATTTATGAACTACGTCACGGATGA
- a CDS encoding phosphotransferase enzyme family protein, whose product MEYRSIAEHLAVQYGLCGEEISMKPIGSGHINTTMLLNDSERMLVVQKLNTTVFPEPDQLVENARLIEQHLVGKSGVGAYELGIIKHVPTHSGRFLVEYQGEVWRALEFIGKSYSEDVVDCVVKAQTAAGAFGCFAKALNDFDATQLFPVIPDFHNLAMRIDKLNQVIEQDPVGRVSGCLADIQFCQSQYELAHEVQQTEAKLPLRVCHNDTKINNMLFDASTNKAKAVIDLDTCMPGYWLYDFGDMVRTFCSPEPEDSTNLSNVVVRVEIFEAIVKGYIAEVADKLTDVERESLILGAKVMPLMIGIRFLTDYLDGDNYFATKHDAHNLERARNQFALYQDILRKESQLKALIN is encoded by the coding sequence ATGGAATATCGTTCGATCGCCGAGCATTTGGCTGTGCAATATGGTTTGTGCGGTGAAGAAATATCAATGAAACCAATTGGCAGTGGTCACATTAATACGACTATGCTGTTAAACGATAGCGAACGTATGTTGGTAGTTCAAAAACTAAATACAACTGTATTTCCTGAACCAGATCAACTAGTGGAAAATGCACGCTTGATTGAGCAGCATTTAGTTGGCAAATCAGGAGTTGGCGCCTACGAACTGGGCATTATAAAGCATGTCCCTACACACTCAGGAAGATTCTTAGTTGAATATCAAGGTGAAGTGTGGAGAGCCCTTGAATTTATCGGAAAAAGCTATAGTGAAGATGTAGTAGATTGCGTAGTCAAAGCGCAGACAGCAGCAGGCGCATTTGGGTGTTTTGCTAAAGCATTGAACGATTTCGATGCAACGCAACTGTTTCCGGTCATCCCTGATTTTCATAATTTGGCAATGAGAATCGATAAGCTTAATCAGGTTATAGAGCAAGATCCCGTTGGTCGTGTGAGTGGCTGTTTAGCAGATATTCAATTTTGCCAATCCCAATATGAATTGGCACATGAAGTGCAGCAAACAGAAGCAAAATTACCACTACGTGTTTGTCATAACGATACGAAAATCAATAACATGTTATTTGATGCGTCTACTAATAAAGCTAAAGCTGTTATTGACTTGGATACGTGTATGCCAGGTTATTGGTTATATGATTTTGGGGATATGGTGCGTACTTTTTGCTCGCCAGAACCTGAAGATTCAACAAACCTCAGTAACGTTGTCGTGCGTGTTGAAATTTTTGAGGCAATTGTTAAAGGGTATATCGCTGAGGTTGCAGACAAACTGACTGACGTTGAACGTGAAAGCTTAATATTGGGAGCAAAAGTTATGCCTCTGATGATAGGCATACGCTTTTTGACCGATTACCTAGATGGTGACAATTATTTTGCGACAAAACATGATGCTCATAATTTAGAGAGAGCACGTAATCAATTCGCGTTGTATCAAGATATATTGCGCAAAGAGTCTCAGTTGAAAGCGTTAATAAACTGA
- a CDS encoding Gfo/Idh/MocA family protein, which translates to MTHINRRHFLKAAGVAAAAGVVAGCAQTNGQSTIATGSKGKSVIGLIAPKMEIVRVAFIGVGQRGYGHVKRMSHIDGAEIVAICDTHEEVLERSATFLTEKGLKKPALYSTGELAYKDMLTREDIDIVIISTPWKWHAQMAIDTMESGKHAFVEVPLALTVEEMWQIVDTAERTQKNCMMMENVNYGRDELMVLNMVRQGIFGDLLHGEAAYIHELRWQMKELEHKTGSWRTEWHTRRDGNLYPTHGLGPVSQYMNINRGDRFDYLTSMSSPALGRAAYAQREFPKEHQRNQWDYICGDMNTTMIKTVKGRSIIVQHDTTTPRPYSRHNLIQGTNGVFAGFPNRVALEQGGRGSFHDWDEDMDYWYGKYDHPLWVKMGKEAERNGGHGGMDFLMFWRMIYCLRNGEPLDQDVYDGAAWSVISPLSAQSVANRSESVSIPDFTRGHWKTATPLGIVGA; encoded by the coding sequence ATGACTCATATAAATAGAAGACATTTTCTAAAGGCTGCGGGTGTGGCCGCTGCTGCAGGTGTGGTTGCAGGCTGTGCACAGACAAATGGGCAAAGCACGATAGCAACAGGCTCAAAAGGTAAATCTGTCATTGGACTTATTGCGCCAAAAATGGAGATTGTTCGTGTTGCATTCATCGGTGTTGGCCAACGCGGTTATGGTCATGTTAAACGTATGAGTCATATTGATGGCGCTGAAATCGTTGCAATTTGTGACACTCATGAAGAAGTTTTGGAACGTTCTGCGACCTTTTTAACTGAAAAAGGATTAAAAAAACCAGCGCTATACAGCACTGGAGAGCTGGCATATAAAGATATGCTGACACGTGAAGATATTGACATTGTCATCATTTCAACGCCTTGGAAGTGGCATGCACAGATGGCCATAGACACTATGGAAAGTGGTAAGCATGCTTTTGTAGAAGTACCTCTTGCACTTACCGTGGAAGAAATGTGGCAAATCGTAGACACCGCTGAACGCACACAAAAAAATTGCATGATGATGGAAAATGTCAACTATGGTCGTGATGAGTTGATGGTCCTGAATATGGTTCGCCAAGGTATTTTTGGTGATCTGTTACATGGAGAAGCGGCTTATATTCATGAGCTAAGATGGCAAATGAAAGAGTTGGAGCATAAAACAGGCTCTTGGCGCACTGAATGGCATACTCGCAGAGATGGCAATTTATATCCGACTCACGGGTTAGGGCCTGTATCTCAGTACATGAATATTAACCGAGGTGACAGGTTTGATTACCTTACTTCGATGAGCTCTCCAGCGCTAGGTCGTGCAGCGTATGCTCAAAGGGAATTTCCTAAAGAGCATCAGCGTAATCAATGGGATTATATTTGTGGTGACATGAACACGACTATGATTAAAACGGTTAAAGGTCGCTCTATTATTGTTCAACACGATACGACAACACCACGTCCATATTCTCGTCATAACCTGATACAAGGAACTAATGGTGTGTTTGCAGGCTTTCCGAATCGGGTCGCGTTAGAGCAAGGTGGAAGAGGATCATTCCACGATTGGGATGAAGATATGGATTATTGGTATGGTAAGTATGATCACCCATTATGGGTTAAGATGGGTAAAGAGGCAGAGCGCAATGGTGGTCACGGCGGCATGGACTTCTTGATGTTTTGGCGCATGATTTATTGTTTGAGAAATGGCGAACCACTTGATCAGGATGTATACGATGGTGCGGCTTGGTCAGTTATCTCACCGCTTTCTGCGCAATCGGTAGCAAACCGAAGTGAATCGGTGTCTATCCCTGACTTTACAAGAGGTCATTGGAAAACGGCAACCCCGTTAGGCATTGTGGGAGCATAA
- a CDS encoding nuclear transport factor 2 family protein: MSKLVLILFFSSVLFGCSSAQVEKESIKLEQTLERYINTYQARTDFQRFLSFYTDDVVLEDMLYGHKVTSKQQLAAFFNWNAQDVMVLDSKLTFSIEQKIVSIEGRTALLRGTFNPFLYNGKQLGPWRFTTVLHFNEQGLIHYQQDWINYYPRSFVANAPNLNLNR, encoded by the coding sequence ATGAGCAAGTTAGTTTTAATCTTATTCTTTAGTTCAGTACTTTTTGGTTGTTCGAGTGCACAGGTTGAGAAAGAAAGTATAAAGCTTGAACAGACGCTTGAGCGTTATATAAATACTTATCAAGCACGCACTGATTTTCAACGGTTTCTATCGTTTTATACAGACGATGTTGTGCTAGAAGACATGTTGTATGGCCACAAAGTAACAAGTAAGCAGCAGTTAGCAGCCTTTTTCAATTGGAATGCGCAAGACGTGATGGTACTTGATTCAAAGCTTACTTTTTCAATTGAACAAAAAATTGTTTCTATTGAAGGGCGCACAGCCTTGCTGCGCGGCACCTTTAATCCTTTTCTATACAATGGAAAGCAACTGGGCCCATGGCGCTTTACTACCGTGCTACATTTTAATGAGCAAGGTTTGATCCACTACCAGCAAGATTGGATTAACTACTACCCTAGAAGCTTTGTCGCAAATGCACCAAACTTAAACTTGAATAGGTGA